The Sphingomonas sp. HF-S4 sequence CTCCTCGGCGGGTTCGGCGGCATCAACGGGATCACTGTCGAAGGACAGGATTCACTCTGGCGGGTCGCGAACGGCAATGTCGCCGGGGGCGCCTATATGGAGCGAGAGTACCCGACATTCTATTACCAGAATCGCCTGTGGCGCGTTCAGACCGGGGGTCAGCAGCGCACGGTGCCGGTCGACCAGCCGAACCTCATAGAGGGCTTCAACGACGGCATGGCAGTGCTGAGTGCCGCGCAGGCGGCCAATGATTTCAACGGCTGGTTCGCGCGTCTCGCCAATGTCACCGTGCGCTGCCTGCCTTATCCCACGTCTACCTTCAAAAATCTGCTCATCCGGGCCCTGATCACCGGGTTGGATCCGGCCCTGACCTTGCAGCAGGGGATCGACGTCGTCCTCGAACGCTTCATCCGCGACGAATATAATAATTATGCGCAGGGTGCGAACACGGAGCTTCCACGCTTCCTGTCGCTGGCGCTGACGGAAGCGGGGGTCGATTATCTGACCCTCGACATCCCGGTCTTCTACCACCGCATCGGCACCACCGACATCATGAACTCGCGCGGCGCCACGATGGCGATCCCGCAGCAGGTGAGTGTCGCAGGGCCGGGCACTCCGCCGATGCCGGCCACGCGGATGGTGCCCGTGCAGGGCGTGCCCAATGCCGTGCTCAACCGCGCGACCTATTATGCGGCAGCCCCCACGCCTGTGATTCAAGCCAGCCAGGTAACGATATTGGGCGCACCGATGACATCCGCGCCGCGGGCGACGCTGCTGCGCAATTCCATCAATGCTTTTTTCATCGGCGCAAACAGCAACGCCACGGTCCAGCGGATCGTGCCGCGTGTCTGACAGGAGGGTGGGATCTTGAGCACAATCGACGCCATCACCGCGGCGATCGACAAACTGCCCACGACGGGCGGGGTGCTCACGCTGACGCCCGCGGATTTCAATCTCGACTTCATGAACAGCGTGTTCACCCGGCTGCTGGCAACGCAGAGCCTCAGCTTCGCGGGCGTGCAGATTACACCCGGCACAGAGACAATCGTGATTGCCGGCACCGCCACGATATTCGATTATGCGGATCTCGACTGCACGCTGAGCTTTACGGTGGCCGAGGGCAATACGGTAGCGACACTAACCGGGAAATTCGCGACCTCCCGGCAGATCACCCTGCCGCTCCTGACCTGGCTCAAAGCCGGCAATATCAGCATCAGCACCTCGTTCACCGAATCGCTGGAGATCGTCGCCTTAGCCTTCGGCATGGATATTCTGCTGCAGAATGGTGACACCATCCCGATCCTGGTGACGCAGCTGACGGCGGATGTCTGGCGCATCGACATTGCCGAGGGGACCGCGAAAGGGGTGACGGGGGATGATCTCGTCTTCCTGCTCGGCGGCCAGGCGCTGGAGAACTTTCTCCCGCCGGCCCTGACCGGGGAGCTCGCGGGCTTCACGATCAACGGCATGGAGGCCGAGCTCGATACCGCGGCGAAGAGCGTCACCTATTTCAGTACCGGTGTCGCGGTCACCAATGGCTGGGACATCGCGCCGAAAGTCTCGCTGAAGCCGGGGCTGCAGATCGGGCTGACATTGGCGAGCGCGCTCACCTCCGCCCCGCCGAAGAGCGGCAATGGTGCCTCGCCGCAGAGCGGCAACGGCGCGCCGGTCGTATCCAGCAGCCTGACCGTGGTGGGCTCGGTCGCCGCGACCTTCGATATCGCCGGGGTCGAGCTGCCGATCTATCTCGGCGCGAGCAGCGGTGCCACCTCACTGTGGACCTTTGGGCTGCAGCCGGCTCAAATTGTCACCCTGCCCAGCTTCTCGGATCTTCTCTCCCTTGCCGGCGGGGCGGACTTTTTCGCCTCATTGCCAAGCGGGCTGCAAGATATTCCGCAGATCGAGATAGACAAACTCCTCGTCCAGTTCGATCCGGCGACGAAGAATCTCACCTTGCTCAGCTTCGCGCTCCAGACCGGCTCGAGCTGGCCAGTGATCGCCGGTTATTTCGAAATCGAGCAGCTGAGCTTCGCCTTCGACATCACCAACCTGACCCTGCCGGCCAACCGCCAGGTGATCGGCGACATGGGGGCGACGTTCAAGGTGGGGTCCGTGCCGCTGATGGTGCGGCTGCAGAACACCGCCACCGATCAGGATTGGACGATCACCGCGGGACTTGCGCCTGGGGGCGTGCTGAGCCTCACCGACGTTGCGGCACAATTGTTCGAAGGCCAGGCCACGTTGCCGGATGGCGTGCCGGTGGTGGCGTTCAATGTGCTGCAGATTATGGTGAACCCGGCACAGCAGAGTTTCGCCTTCAACGCCGGGTCCAACAGCGAGTGGCAGCTGATCGGCGAGGATCTGGCAATCGAGAGCATCGCGCTCTCCTTCAGCCGAACCAAGACCGAGACCGGCAGCGCGGTAAAGGGTAGTGTCGCCAGTACCCTGCTAATCGCCGGCGTCACGTTGAACCTCTCGGCCTCGCTCAACGACACGCCCAGCGGCGGCTGGCAGTTCTCCGGCACCCAGGACACCGCCCCCATCCCGATCGGTCAGCTGATCCAGGACCTTGCGAATATCTTCGGCGATGTGACGTTGCCGACGATCCTCACCGGGCTGAACATCCATAATCTTTCTGTCGATTTCAATACCAGCACGAAGGATTTCACCTTCTCATGCGTGCTGAAGGATGATGCGGTACCAAATCTTTCGCTCAATATAGACATCTCCATCACGCATAAGACCACGACCGAATACCAGGCCGAATTCAGCGGCACCGCGCATTATGTCTCCGAGGGTATTCAACTCGACTTCACGCTGGATTTCGTCGAAGCGGTTGCCGCCGCGGGCAAGAGCTCGACGACGATCGCAACCTATAATGCCGTTAAGCCTCCGACCCTTTCACAGTTCCTGCAGATGGTCAGCAACGATCTGGAATTCGACGTCGACCTTCCGGGTGCGTTGAACTTCGATGCAGATCTGAAAAGCCTCACGCTGGAGCTGGACAAGAACCTGACCGATCCGTTGAGGATCGAAACCGCGGGGCTGTTCGAGTTGAGTTTTGGCGACAACGACAGCTGGAAATTATATCTTTCGCACACCAACAACAGTTATTTCCAGAACCTCGGAAAGACTACGCGCGCCAGCGGTAAGGATGGCAAGCCGGCCTATGTGCTGGGTGTCGCCCTCAGCGGTGCGCTCGATCTGTCCAACCTGCCGCTCGTCGGCAGCATCCCCGGCGTGGGCGATTTCAGCATCGACAAACTGGGATTCTATTATACCAATGCAGCATTCACCACCGCCAACAACAAGCTGATCTTTGCAGTGGCCGAGCTTGGCACGGATACCAAGCTTGCTCCTGACCCGGCCGCGGCGTTCCTTGATCAGCCCGGCTTCAACCTGCTGGCCTTGTTCGGTAACCAGGTAAACCAGAGCCAGAACCAGACCCCCAATGCCATGCCGCTCGGCACCTCCACAGGAACGCCGCCGCCGAGCACGCCGCCGAGCTTCGCGACCACCCCGGCGGACCCGCGCAAGCCGATCAGCTGGCTTGCTGTGAATAAGACACTGGGGCCGGTATCTCTCGACAAGGTCGGGCTCAGTTTCGCCTCCCCACCCAAGGGGGCGGACGGCCAGCTTGGCACCGTCGGGCTGTATATCGATGGCGGTTTCACCCTGGCCGGGCTATCGCTGATCCTGCAGGGGCTCGGCATCACGTTCCCGCTACCGGTGCCCGGCAAAGCCATCGCCAACCCGCTCGACCAGATCGGTTTCCATCTGCAGGGCCTGTTCCTGGAGTTCAAGGAGCCGGGGCTCGAGATCGCCGGCGGCTTCCTCACGTTGCCCGGCGACGGGGTTAACATGATCGGCGAGTTCATCGTCCAGGCGGGCCCGTTCGGGGTGCAGGGCTATGGCGGGTTCGCCGGCTCCATCAGCGACCCGTCCTTGTTCATCTTCCTGCATCTCGACGCACCGCTCGGCGGCCCGCCGTTCTTCTTCGTCACAGGCGTGTCGGGCGGATTCGGCGTCAACCGCGGTTTCAAGCTGCCGGATATCTCCCAGCTCGCGACCTACCCGCTTCTGCCCGCAGCTCCGGCCATCCCCACGGCCTCAGGGCTCGCCAGTCAGACGAACGAACAAAAGCTTCAGACGATGACCAATTCGTTGCTGGGGCTGGCCGAATATTTCCCGGTGGAGGAAGGCCAATTCTGGTTCGCCATCGGGCTCGATGTCACGTCCTTCGAGATGATCGAGGTCTCGGCCATTCTGTCGATCTCCTTCGGCGTCAACCTGCAGATCGCCGTCATCGGTTCGGCTATCATGACTCTGCCGGTCGAGGTGCCGGACCCGATCGCCTACGTGCAGATCAATTTCGAAGCGGCGTATTCCTCCGAGGATGAGCTGCTGACGGTGATGGGGGTGCTCAC is a genomic window containing:
- a CDS encoding DUF6603 domain-containing protein — translated: MSTIDAITAAIDKLPTTGGVLTLTPADFNLDFMNSVFTRLLATQSLSFAGVQITPGTETIVIAGTATIFDYADLDCTLSFTVAEGNTVATLTGKFATSRQITLPLLTWLKAGNISISTSFTESLEIVALAFGMDILLQNGDTIPILVTQLTADVWRIDIAEGTAKGVTGDDLVFLLGGQALENFLPPALTGELAGFTINGMEAELDTAAKSVTYFSTGVAVTNGWDIAPKVSLKPGLQIGLTLASALTSAPPKSGNGASPQSGNGAPVVSSSLTVVGSVAATFDIAGVELPIYLGASSGATSLWTFGLQPAQIVTLPSFSDLLSLAGGADFFASLPSGLQDIPQIEIDKLLVQFDPATKNLTLLSFALQTGSSWPVIAGYFEIEQLSFAFDITNLTLPANRQVIGDMGATFKVGSVPLMVRLQNTATDQDWTITAGLAPGGVLSLTDVAAQLFEGQATLPDGVPVVAFNVLQIMVNPAQQSFAFNAGSNSEWQLIGEDLAIESIALSFSRTKTETGSAVKGSVASTLLIAGVTLNLSASLNDTPSGGWQFSGTQDTAPIPIGQLIQDLANIFGDVTLPTILTGLNIHNLSVDFNTSTKDFTFSCVLKDDAVPNLSLNIDISITHKTTTEYQAEFSGTAHYVSEGIQLDFTLDFVEAVAAAGKSSTTIATYNAVKPPTLSQFLQMVSNDLEFDVDLPGALNFDADLKSLTLELDKNLTDPLRIETAGLFELSFGDNDSWKLYLSHTNNSYFQNLGKTTRASGKDGKPAYVLGVALSGALDLSNLPLVGSIPGVGDFSIDKLGFYYTNAAFTTANNKLIFAVAELGTDTKLAPDPAAAFLDQPGFNLLALFGNQVNQSQNQTPNAMPLGTSTGTPPPSTPPSFATTPADPRKPISWLAVNKTLGPVSLDKVGLSFASPPKGADGQLGTVGLYIDGGFTLAGLSLILQGLGITFPLPVPGKAIANPLDQIGFHLQGLFLEFKEPGLEIAGGFLTLPGDGVNMIGEFIVQAGPFGVQGYGGFAGSISDPSLFIFLHLDAPLGGPPFFFVTGVSGGFGVNRGFKLPDISQLATYPLLPAAPAIPTASGLASQTNEQKLQTMTNSLLGLAEYFPVEEGQFWFAIGLDVTSFEMIEVSAILSISFGVNLQIAVIGSAIMTLPVEVPDPIAYVQINFEAAYSSEDELLTVMGVLTPASYVLEGLVRISGGFAFCTWLAGPNAGDFVLTIGGYSSAYPPPAHYPLVPRMQMRAGIGIVNMVGEAYFALLPNAIMAGIDVHVTADLGPISAWFYAGADFFMGWKPFQYTAEVGIAIGASFTIDLGFVKTKITIHVGVMLSLWGPAFGGQAVVDLDIISFTIKFGAGQQPAPALSWEDFKDFLPSVAAPAAPRLKAAALADEAPANDSADKPLVNLTIKKGLLKAFTADDKVDGLDWLVDANHFEIRTESTAPCTVVNYNGDILPRDYNYLEPGDLRAQIAAPAHESQEPPYYVYATPAGATAWFDQAFGIPPMEKTNVSIVHKVTMVQLPLASPTKVEDVIITLTTGAVPPSLWGNEPVSAKAAPDPAKSTINNALIGLQFTPMIWFPRRTTFIPYYYLVFDTNNLFLDQATAPVINPAPFANPQAIYTSMQNGSAFAATQTQRAGIVAALQALGFSNLELKNADALSTQDYVDDPMLTFMSSTQEINFSGQVGA